The following proteins are co-located in the Gossypium hirsutum isolate 1008001.06 chromosome A02, Gossypium_hirsutum_v2.1, whole genome shotgun sequence genome:
- the LOC107951662 gene encoding probable inactive receptor kinase At5g10020, whose product MNLSFSFAFSFYLLLLLLFLGLASASRFDPLELRSLLEFKKGIRHDPFNKVLSVWDPDTRPDPTSWTGVTRDPNSGFIVSISLDRLGLVGDLKFHTLTPLRNLQNLSLSGNNFTGRIAPALGSITSLQHLDLSDNQFIGPIPGRIADLYGLNYLNLSVNKFDGGLPSGFRNLQQLRVLDLHNNALRGDIGELLSELRNVEHVDLSYNEFYGGLSVPVENVSSLANTIRHVNLSHNQLNGGFLKAEAIGLFKNLQLLDLGDNSMSGQLPSFGSLPGLRVLKLGKNQLFGPVPVELLEGFVPLEELDLSHNGFTGSIRVINSTTLKVLKLSSNQLSGDLPSSLRSCEMVDLSNNMISGDVSVMSNWEASLVDLDLSSNKLSGSLSNLPHFEDLNTFNLRNNSLVGALPSLLDTSPILSVVELSLNQLSGHIPGSFFTSTTLKSLNLSGNHLTGPIPLQGSRVSELLVMSTYPQMESLDLSNNSLTGGLPSEIGNIARLKLLNLAGNELSGQLPSELSKLSDLEYLDLSRNNFKGKIPDKLSNSLSAFNVSNNDLSGPVPENLRGFPRSAFSPGNSLLIFPKGMPPTGLSQDHTLDHVRHHSSKGSIRVAIIVASVVAAVMIVFVFLACHRAQLKEFRGRCGFSDTTTGGNAKSGGLARPSRFKFHSTAQAPQTSLSFSNDHLLTSNSRSVSGQQEFAAEIVEHGAAERVTTSSASVNPNLLDNDPVSSGRKSSPGSPLASSPRVIETFEQPVTLDVYSPDRLAGELFFLDTSLSFTIEELSRAPAEVLGRGSHGTLYKATLRNGHMLTVKWLRVGLVKHKKEFAKEVKKIGSVRHSNFVPVRAYYWGPREQERLLLSDYIQCDSLALHLYETTPRRYHPLSFSQRLKVAVEVAKCLLHLHDRGLPHGNLKPTNILLADPDYHACLTDYCLHRLMTPTGIAEQILNLGALGYRAPELASTSKPVPSFKADVYALGVILMELLTRRSAGDIISGQSGAVDLTDWVRLCDQEGRGMDCIDRDIASGEEHTKAMDDMLAISLRCILPVNERPNIRQVYEDLCSISL is encoded by the exons AtgaatctctctttttctttcgcGTTCTCTTTTTATCTACTTCTGTTGCTCTTGTTTTTGGGGTTGGCTTCTGCATCTAGGTTCGACCCGTTGGAGCTCCGATCTTTGCTTGAGTTCAAGAAAGGAATCCGACACGATCCTTTCAATAAGGTGCTTTCGGTATGGGATCCGGATACCCGACCCGACCCTACTTCTTGGACCGGTGTTACCCGCGACCCCAACTCCGGCTTCATCGTTTCCATCAGCTTAGATCGTCTTGGCCTCGTCGGCGACCTCAAGTTCCACACTCTCACTCCTCTTAGGAACCTCCAAAACCTCTCATTGTCAGGCAACAATTTCACGGGTCGGATTGCACCCGCATTGGGATCAATAACCTCGTTGCAACATTTGGATCTATCTGATAACCAGTTCATCGGCCCTATCCCGGGTCGGATCGCTGACCTTTATGGGTTAAACTATTTGAATTTATCGGTCAACAAGTTCGATGGTGGGTTACCGAGCGGGTTCCGAAATTTACAGCAATTAAGGGTGTTAGATTTACACAACAATGCGCTTCGAGGCGATATAGGCGAGTTACTCAGTGAGTTAAGGAACGTTGAACACGTTGATTTGAGTTATAACGAGTTTTACGGAGGCTTGTCTGTACCCGTTGAGAATGTGTCCAGTTTAGCTAATACAATCCGTCATGTGAACTTGAGTCATAACCAGTTGAATGGTGGGTTTTTGAAAGCGGAAGCAATTGGGTTGTTTAAGAATCTGCAGCTTTTGGATTTGGGTGATAACTCCATGTCTGGGCAGCTGCCAAGCTTCGGGTCATTGCCGGGTTTGCGGGTTCTAAAATTGGGTAAAAACCAACTCTTTGGACCTGTGCCAGTGGAGTTGTTAGAGGGTTTTGTCCCGTTGGAAGAGTTGGATCTCAGTCACAATGGATTTACGG GTTCAATTCGTGTAATTAATTCTACAACTTTGAAGGTTCTCAAGCTTTCTTCTAATCAGTTGTCTGGTGATTTGCCTTCTTCTCTAAGAAGCTGTGAAATGGTCGATTTGAGTAACAACATGATCTCTGGTGATGTATCTGTTATGTCGAATTGGGAAGCCTCTTTGGTGGATCTTGATTTGAGTTCAAACAAGTTGTCAGGAAGCCTGTCAAACTTGCCTCACTTCGAGGATTTGAACACATTTAATCTTAGGAATAATTCCCTTGTTGGTGCTTTGCCTTCTCTACTGGATACCTCTCCAATATTGTCTGTTGTTGAACTCAGTTTGAATCAACTCAGTGGACATATTCCTGGCAGTTTCTTTACCTCTACAACATTGAAAAGCCTGAATCTTTCAGGAAATCACTTAACTGGACCAATTCCACTTCAAGGCTCTCGTGTTAGTGAATTACTTGTTATGTCAACTTATCCCCAAATGGAGTCACTTGATCTGTCCAATAATTCCTTGACAGGTGGTTTGCCTTCTGAGATTGGTAACATAGCTAGGCTCAAACTACTGAATCTTGCAGGCAACGAATTATCAGGTCAGCTACCTAGTGAATTAAGCAAACTTAGTGATTTGGAATACCTTGATTTATCAAGAAACAACTTCAAGGGTAAAATCCCTGATAAGCTTTCAAATAGCCTCAGTGCATTTAATGTGTCCAATAATGATTTGTCGGGTCCTGTTCCAGAAAATTTGAGAGGCTTCCCTAGGTCTGCATTTTCTCCAGGAAACTCATTACTTATTTTCCCCAAGGGCATGCCACCGACAGGCTTGAGTCAGGATCATACCCTTGATCATGTGAGACATCACAGTTCAAAGGGTAGTATTAGAGTAGCAATTATTGTTGCCTCAGTTGTAGCAGCTGTAATGattgtttttgtatttttggcaTGTCACCGAGCCCAACTTAAAGAATTTCGTGGAAGATGTGGATTTAGTGACACAACTACTGGAGGCAATGCAAAGTCAGGTGGGCTTGCACGACCCTCCCGTTTCAAGTTTCACTCAACTGCTCAGGCACCACAAACTTCATTAAGTTTTTCAAATGATCACTTGCTTACTTCAAATTCTAGGTCAGTTTCTGGACAGCAAGAATTTGCTGCTGAAATTGTTGAGCATGGTGCAGCCGAGAGAGTGACAACCTCTTCAGCATCTGTGAATCCTAATCTACTAGATAATGACCCAGTATCATCTGGGAGGAAATCCTCCCCAGGCTCTCCATTAGCATCATCACCACGTGTTATAGAAACATTTGAACAGCCTGTGACATTGGATGTTTACTCACCAGATCGTTTGGCTGGAGAATTATTCTTTCTTGATACTTCATTATCATTCACTATTGAAGAGTTATCTCGAGCTCCAGCAGAAGTTCTTGGAAGAGGCAGCCATGGAACTCTTTATAAAGCTACTCTGCGTAATGGACATATGTTGACTGTGAAGTGGTTGCGTGTAGGACTGGTTAAACATAAGAAAGAATTTGCTAAGGAAGTTAAAAAGATAGGGTCCGTGAGGCATTCTAACTTTGTTCCAGTCCGAGCATACTATTGGGGACCAAGGGAACAAGAAAGGCTTCTTCTATCAGATTATATCCAGTGTGATAGCTTGGCTTTGCATCTCTATG AGACTACTCCTCGAAGGTACCACCCATTATCTTTCAGCCAAAGACTGAAAGTAGCTGTGGAAGTTGCCAAGTGTCTGTTACACCTTCATGATAGAGGGCTGCCACATGGAAACCTGAAACCGACAAATATACTCCTCGCTGACCCTGATTACCATGCTTGCCTCACCGATTATTGTCTGCACCGGCTGATGACACCAACTGGAATCGCTGAGCAGATATTGAATCTGGGAGCCCTTGGATATCGTGCTCCCGAACTTGCCTCCACATCCAAACCAGTCCCATCTTTTAAAGCCGATGTGTATGCATTAGGAGTGATCTTGATGGAATTGTTAACAAGAAGAAGTGCAGGTGACATAATATCGGGTCAGTCAGGAGCGGTGGATCTGACGGATTGGGTTCGGTTATGCGATCAAGAAGGACGGGGGATGGACTGTATTGACAGAGACATAGCTAGCGGGGAAGAACACACAAAAGCAATGGATGATATGCTTGCCATATCACTGAGGTGTATTCTTCCGGTAAATGAGAGACCTAACATCAGACAAGTATATGAAGATCTCTGTTCGATATCCCTTTGA
- the LOC107951663 gene encoding protein CPR-5 — protein sequence MAAMPSSSSPLSLQPNGSSACASIIPYNHDSNPTLDNQIPSSKPLIRKKRRKTVDRDAPSSSSCSAYSSSVQKGMHLSSKRRNLRVRFGPVRRADVLDVDSIALPLGMSFAAVVAQVLEKIDVTNERLPPDYLSLICTSAVKESLANVFGDKFDCFARNFEKSFGSTLRTLRLINDSSKHKEKYPSNPNNVESSSDETTSRKSFDIKDSYSEVDRSSVSTQNQLNIHEEVQENIQTGSLNRELVIHGQVNQLACFNPRTGSVADQSVRSTIEKSVIEQVRSNDLKTLELSLTMRKLKLKEEQLALNFDSNHLERSKLAMGISKASFKAEKFKNELEDTGQAELLKKCIDCLVAGLLIMSFLLMYGTYVYSYKRITDATSSCNLSLEDSKSWWIPKQVSSLNIGFHTLKCQLQVVSRMMFGVMLILAVAYLLIQRSGTSNQTMPVTVILLLLGIVCGLAGKFCVDTLGGNGYYWLFYWEILCFLHFLANVFTSMLFIILHGPVNISQRTSSTLLPYWIRRSLFYSIMLFILPLLCGLMPFAGLFEWKDHFLQLVLDNGEET from the exons ATGGCCGCTATGCCTTCTTCTTCTTCCCCTCTTTCTCTGCAGCCTAACGGATCCTCTGCGTGCGCGTCCATTATTCCATACAACCATGATTCGAATCCAACACTCGATAATCAAATTCCATCTTCGAAGCCCCTCATCAGAAAGAAGAGGAGGAAAACTGTTGACAGAGATGCACCCTCATCTTCTTCTTGCTCTGCTTATTCCTCTTCTGTTCAGAAAGGAATGCATTTGTCGTCTAAACGCCGGAATCTTAGGGTTCGGTTCGGTCCAGTTCGGCGAGCCGACGTTCTTGACGTTGACTCCATTGCGCTTCCTCTAGGAATGTCCTTCGCGGCCGTTGTTGCTCAG GTTCTGGAAAAGATAGATGTTACAAATGAAAGGCTGCCTCCTGATTATCTCTCACTG ATCTGCACTTCAGCTGTCAAAGAATCTTTAGCCAAT GTTTTCGGAGACAAGTTTGATTGTTTTGCGAGGAATTTTGAGAAATCATTTGGAAGCACCTTGAGGACTCTTAGATTGATTAATGACTCATCGAAGCACAAGGAAAAGTATCCATCAAACCCCAATAATGTGGAAAGTTCTTCAGATGAAACTACAAGCAGAAAGTCATTTGACATAAAGGATTCTTACTCAGAAGTTGATCGGTCTTCTGTTTCAACTCAGAATCAATTGAATATCCATGAAGAGGTACAGGAGAATATCCAAACTGGGTCCCTGAATCGGGAACTTGTCATTCATGGACAAGTTAATCAACTGGCTTGCTTCAATCCAAGAACAGGTTCCGTTGCCGACCAGTCAGTGCGCAGCACAATCGAGAAATCTGTTATAGAGCAAGTTCGTTCTAATGATCTCAAGACATTGGAGCTTAGTCTTACTATGAGAAAGTTGAAGTTGAAAGAGGAACAGCTAGCTCTAAACTTTGATTCAAACCATCTGGAGAGATCAAAATTGGCAATGGGTATATCAAAGGCATCCTTTAAAGCTGAAAAGTTCAAGAACGAACTAGAAGACACAGGACAGGCTGAGTTGCTTAAAAAGTGCATCGATTGTCTTGTTGCTGGATTGCTCATCATGTCATTTCTTCTTATGTATGGTACTTATGTTTACTCTTACAAAAGGATTACTGATGCTACATCATCTTGTAATCTTTCACTTGAG GATAGCAAGTCTTGGTGGATCCCAAAGCAGGTGTCATCTCTCAATATAGGGTTCCACACTCTCAAGTGCCAGCTTCAAGTTGTAAGCCGAATGATGTTCGGGGTCATGCTGATTCTTGCAGTAGCTTATTTGCTTATACAACGATCTGGAACTTCAAATCAGACGATGCCAGTCACTGTTATACTGTTGCTGTTAGGAATTGTCTGTGGTTTGGCTGGGAAGTTCTGTGTGGATACTTTAGGAGGAAATGGATATTACTGGCTCTTCTACTGGGAGATTCTATGCTTTTTGCATTTCCTCGCAAATGTCTTTACGTCCATGTTGTTCATCATTCTTCATGGACCTGTTAACATATCACAAAGGACAAGCAGCACACTTCTTCCATACTGGATTCGAAGATCACTCTTCTATTCTATTATGCTTTTCATTCTTCCCTTATTGTGCGGTCTTATGCCTTTCGCGGGCCTGTTTGAGTGGAAAGATCACTTCTTGCAGCTGGTTCTCGATAATGGAGAGGAAACCTAG